A single genomic interval of Rosistilla ulvae harbors:
- a CDS encoding anti-sigma factor family protein, with translation MFSCKEISKLVSESLETKLTFRQRVELWMHLRLCRLCAAFRRDTVALHRRTQQHVAELDNDRSVAKAKLSSEARQRIKQAIAARND, from the coding sequence ATGTTCAGCTGCAAAGAAATCTCCAAGCTCGTCTCCGAATCGCTCGAAACCAAGCTAACGTTTCGTCAGCGGGTCGAGCTGTGGATGCATCTACGACTCTGTCGGCTGTGCGCCGCATTTCGTCGCGACACCGTTGCGCTGCATCGCCGCACACAGCAACATGTGGCAGAGCTCGACAACGATCGCAGCGTCGCAAAAGCGAAGCTCTCTTCAGAAGCTCGCCAGCGGATCAAACAAGCGATCGCAGCCCGCAACGACTGA
- a CDS encoding sigma-70 family RNA polymerase sigma factor, which yields MDIPAEPAPDAPLRPADWVDEHGDYLFRYAVSRLRNAEAAEEVVQQTFLAGLEHVHQFSGKGSERGWLTGILKRKVIDLIRVRQRTENLIDDDGGDPIDQMFDRSGHWKKSVRSTLMQPLDSLEREEFWPILRQCLHRLPANQADAFTLREMEELGTEEICKELAITPSNLWVLLHRARVRLAQCMKTRWNQDRDQVDTR from the coding sequence ATGGACATTCCTGCAGAGCCTGCCCCCGATGCACCGCTCCGCCCTGCGGACTGGGTCGACGAACATGGTGATTATTTGTTTCGATACGCAGTCTCGCGGCTGCGGAATGCTGAAGCGGCTGAAGAGGTGGTGCAGCAGACGTTCCTGGCCGGCTTGGAGCATGTGCATCAGTTCTCCGGCAAAGGCTCCGAGCGGGGTTGGTTGACCGGCATCTTAAAACGCAAGGTCATCGATCTGATTCGCGTTCGCCAGCGAACCGAGAACCTGATCGATGATGACGGCGGCGATCCCATCGACCAAATGTTCGATCGCAGCGGCCACTGGAAGAAAAGCGTGCGATCAACCCTCATGCAACCACTCGATTCGCTCGAACGGGAGGAATTCTGGCCGATCCTGCGTCAGTGCCTGCATCGATTGCCAGCGAATCAGGCCGATGCGTTTACGTTGCGGGAGATGGAAGAGCTGGGAACCGAAGAAATTTGTAAGGAACTTGCGATCACTCCGTCGAACCTCTGGGTCTTGCTCCATCGGGCGCGTGTTCGCCTGGCGCAGTGCATGAAAACTCGCTGGAACCAAGACAGGGACCAAGTGGACACGCGATAA
- a CDS encoding YqjF family protein — MKFLSAQWKHLLLANYNVQASVLEPFVPKGTQIDAFEGRVYVSLVAFMFEETRLVGIPIPFHRRFEEVNLRFYVSPKNNPSIRAVTFIKELVPKRIIPLIANNFFHENYAALPMDHCNEPNQHWYSWQNASHNRFSANIDSELALPPAGSLGEFITEHYWGYSQGPRRTLQYEVRHPQWRCCQIDDFEIDVDFAATYGDAFAFLNTQPPTNVQYAEGSPVSVSFPSYL, encoded by the coding sequence ATGAAGTTCCTGTCGGCTCAGTGGAAGCATCTTCTACTCGCCAACTACAACGTGCAGGCATCCGTTCTGGAACCGTTCGTTCCCAAGGGAACTCAAATCGACGCGTTCGAGGGTCGGGTCTACGTCAGCCTTGTCGCCTTCATGTTTGAAGAGACGCGTCTTGTTGGCATCCCGATTCCCTTCCATCGGCGTTTCGAAGAGGTGAATCTGCGGTTCTACGTCTCCCCCAAAAACAACCCATCGATTCGGGCTGTCACCTTTATTAAGGAACTCGTCCCGAAGCGGATCATTCCGTTGATCGCAAACAACTTCTTTCACGAGAACTACGCCGCGTTGCCAATGGACCACTGCAACGAACCCAATCAGCATTGGTACTCGTGGCAAAACGCGTCGCACAACCGGTTCTCCGCGAACATCGATTCCGAACTCGCCCTTCCTCCCGCCGGCTCGCTTGGCGAATTCATAACCGAGCATTACTGGGGATACTCTCAAGGTCCGCGGCGAACACTTCAGTACGAGGTACGACATCCGCAGTGGCGATGTTGCCAAATCGATGATTTTGAAATCGACGTCGACTTTGCAGCGACCTACGGCGATGCGTTTGCATTCCTCAATACACAGCCGCCCACCAACGTCCAATATGCCGAAGGTTCTCCCGTTTCGGTCTCCTTCCCGAGCTACCTTTAA
- a CDS encoding carboxypeptidase regulatory-like domain-containing protein → MNFKKLANNSAAITATFALAMMTGCGSDGLPDDAAAVEGVVTYQGSPVADAVVTFRSQAGFSAVGKTAPDGRYQLSSASIPGGTKIGDYQVTVVKREKLENAMLTEDDPNYSGQQQQAAPQKPKYLVPERYSRPTTSGLEATVATGPNEINFDLTDD, encoded by the coding sequence ATGAATTTTAAAAAATTAGCAAATAACAGCGCAGCGATCACAGCAACTTTCGCACTGGCGATGATGACAGGCTGTGGATCCGACGGCCTCCCCGACGATGCGGCTGCCGTCGAAGGAGTTGTCACGTATCAAGGCAGCCCCGTTGCCGACGCGGTGGTCACCTTTCGCTCCCAAGCGGGCTTCAGTGCCGTTGGCAAGACCGCCCCAGACGGCCGCTACCAATTGAGTTCGGCCAGCATCCCGGGAGGAACAAAAATTGGCGACTACCAAGTGACCGTCGTCAAACGCGAAAAGCTCGAAAACGCGATGCTGACCGAAGACGACCCGAACTACTCAGGGCAACAACAACAGGCCGCCCCACAGAAACCAAAGTACCTGGTCCCCGAACGCTACAGTCGCCCCACAACGAGCGGCCTGGAAGCGACCGTTGCCACCGGCCCCAACGAAATCAATTTCGATCTAACGGATGATTGA
- a CDS encoding DUF1559 domain-containing protein, protein MKQSRSAFTLVELLVVIAIIGILVGLLLPAVQAAREAARRMQCSNSMKQLGLALHNYHDTHGSFVPRATGTTSGTVQNYGRLNGLIPLMPFYEQGPMYDQIAAGDGTKPPFGGGTWESWTPWNVAPDMLRCPSDNYSGNLTNHFNYRFSVGDQMGSTRDATSVRGVFAKRDGSRFRDIIDGTSNTIAMAERKVNEYSRGTRTGTIRVTEGVAVGVADIRLSPLNCLAETDGRFYLDASAVKGRGGWWLADGQAERAGFNTVLPPNSASCTDASGSSDSGDSVSSVIAPTSNHPGGVMTLRADGSTHFVAETIDTGDLSQPEQTNGLSPYGVWGAMGSKAGGEPTVGI, encoded by the coding sequence ATGAAACAATCTCGCTCTGCCTTTACACTCGTTGAACTTCTTGTCGTGATCGCGATCATCGGCATCCTGGTTGGCCTGTTGCTGCCCGCCGTCCAAGCCGCGCGCGAAGCGGCCCGCCGGATGCAGTGCTCGAACAGCATGAAACAACTCGGCCTTGCACTGCACAACTACCACGACACCCATGGCAGCTTTGTCCCCCGGGCGACCGGAACAACCAGCGGCACCGTCCAAAACTACGGACGCTTGAACGGACTGATTCCGCTGATGCCGTTCTACGAACAAGGGCCCATGTACGACCAAATCGCTGCGGGCGATGGCACCAAGCCTCCGTTCGGCGGCGGCACCTGGGAATCCTGGACCCCCTGGAACGTCGCTCCCGACATGCTGCGTTGCCCATCGGACAACTACTCCGGCAATCTGACCAATCACTTTAACTATCGATTCAGCGTCGGCGACCAAATGGGAAGCACCCGCGATGCGACCTCGGTCCGCGGCGTCTTTGCCAAACGCGACGGCAGCCGATTTCGCGACATCATCGACGGCACCAGCAACACGATTGCAATGGCCGAACGGAAGGTGAACGAATACAGCCGAGGGACCCGAACCGGAACCATCCGAGTAACGGAAGGTGTGGCCGTTGGCGTCGCGGATATCCGCCTGAGCCCACTGAACTGCCTGGCGGAAACCGATGGCAGGTTCTATTTGGATGCCAGCGCCGTTAAAGGACGTGGCGGATGGTGGCTGGCCGATGGCCAAGCCGAACGGGCTGGTTTTAACACGGTACTGCCCCCCAACTCGGCCAGTTGTACCGACGCATCTGGATCCAGCGACAGCGGAGACAGCGTCAGCTCGGTGATCGCCCCGACCAGCAACCATCCTGGCGGCGTGATGACATTGCGCGCCGACGGCTCCACCCACTTCGTTGCCGAAACGATCGACACCGGTGACCTCAGCCAACCGGAACAAACCAATGGGCTCAGCCCCTACGGTGTCTGGGGCGCCATGGGTAGCAAAGCGGGCGGTGAACCGACTGTGGGAATCTAA
- a CDS encoding VOC family protein, translating to MQIAQKITPSLSFENQAEEAASCDVSGIPRLENRAGLEALDRRQRVDR from the coding sequence ATGCAGATTGCACAAAAGATCACTCCATCTTTGTCTTTTGAAAACCAGGCCGAAGAGGCGGCAAGCTGCGATGTGTCGGGCATTCCCCGACTCGAAAATCGTGCGGGTCTTGAAGCACTCGACCGAAGGCAACGTGTTGACCGTTGA